The genomic segment TCTTTTTTAATTCTGTTACAGCTTAAGACAAAAGTCATGGCATGTAAATActataaatttcagtttgacTGATAAAATACTGACTAATACctttaccaaaagaaaagaaaagttgaCCAATGCACATGGTATGACCGTCACGATTCCGCAAATATTTTACCAATCAACAAAATTTgcgtaataaaaaaaaacaaaaaaacgcaTGTtcgtgtttttgtttttgctgacaaaaatataaaaataatttctattaaGTGGAAAAGTAAGTTTTAGTACattatcatgattttttttacaaaattaacatttttcgtattattaaattatatgttaataacattttaaactttaGTAAATAGCAATAACTTTTGTAGTATAAATAGTTATGTTATAAATAAAgttatactataattttttgtCATATTATAAAATGTCAATTTGTTATTAAAAAGTATTGAAAGATaagctaaatatttataataggaacaatagtattttttaataaattttagttattttcaccttttgtttttctttataacaaaatgaatacaatataaattattttgattaatttaacaTGTATTTCATCATTccgtaaattttaaaattttccgtGCCATAATTAAACTTTTCCatagtttaactattttttttacgATTCCGCTATTATGCAGTGATTATCAATCAAAGCCTAACACTCGACAAAACTAATCGATACTGTGTTTGTACTCACTTGTCCCTAAAAGCAAGTAGCTGCCACTGTCAAGTTaaacaaaatctattttaaattatttacagaTACAAGTCGAATATCAAGctatttttgtaactatttgACTCGTTACTTACTACTCGTTTTTCtataacaattatatttaattctaTTAATCATGAATTGTTAACATTTAtgtcttttaaaacaaaactcaaTAATATTGACAttcacattttatttaaaaagttcaaTAGAAATATGTgatgttaaaataaaagattttcattaaattattgaagtctaataatattattttcaatccaaaatatattgtaatttaagtcaaatattttaaattcaaatataaattttagtaatcaagtaatttatatttaagtAAATAATTAATCAAGGAACAAGTCAAATAATTTACAAGTATTCAAAATTTATTGGTATGGCAAGTATTCATTTTAAACGAGACAAACAAATTCAATTTTGGACAAATCAAGCTAAGTATTACATATCCAAACATTAGCGGGTAGTTATTTTGTGCCCATCcgtattatttatgttttatgtatatagAATAGAAAGTGAATGAAAACGAAATTTAtcgttttatttataataaacgaTTATCCTATTATTCAGAAAATGTtaagaggaaaaaaaatctaacatatATCAAAACATGATAAAACATATAAGAGGTCATGATGGATGAGTTCTCTAAAGCCTCTTCCACTATGCCACGCCAGGTTCTCGTGAGTCTTCAATACTGCTCGTGTGATCGATTTGTTCTACAAAGAGGGTGATGGATTTGGTCAGGGCCGTCTCAAACTTTTCACAGAtcctgttcaaaaaaaaaatgacattttttaataatctaaaataattttgattttttataaaataccattataatataaaataaataaattgatttaattatttgtaatctaaataacaccaattttttttattaatgcaaAGTCATTGATCAAATCACTGAACTtgattatttagcatttttcaAAGCAAAATCATCgatcaaatcatcaaatttgatcATTTTTCTAACTTTTTCAGTTTTCTTCACGTTTATTATATCCACAAGCAGAAATCATAagctataaatatataaatataatagagtAACGAAATCTGGATAGTAAACTATATACTCTTGATGGGACAAGTCACTCTTTTTTCTTGTAAACAGAAGCTCTATTGTAGCTTTATTTTCTTCGTGTTtgctattttaattaaaaatggtgaagaaaatatattttgctcTCCAATTTATAATCACTAATTGATAATtgtttcctaaatataatcaatTACAGTAGAACATTAACTTTTTATACTATCATTGAATATTCTAACAAACATCAACAACTATTTattactttccaaaatatataattgatataaatactaattttcctaatttattgttttttagttggttatataaacaaaataaaaaattgtaatttacatttattggttataaatacgaaactaaattaaaatacagtcattctgatttttttataaaaatataattttaaatttataactattagtaaaacaaaaagaaattatggactttctaaaattttggaccATGTTCGACCGCTCCACTTACACGTGCTAAAAGACGACCCTGGATTTGGTCATGCAGGTGAAAATCTCATAAACAAGTTCACATCTTTGTTTTCATAAATTGCTTTTACACATACGTGATTTTTGATTCTAATGAATCATGTATTATGATcatctcttatatatatatatatttcaaccTGTGTCATGTGTCTTGTTTTGAAACTATGAATTAATAATAATTGCTATCTATTTTAATGTAATGTCTTGAGACGCCAGAAACGACAGCGTTTTCTCTTttctgaaagaaagaaaacaaagtatACAAATATGGCTAATGGGCCCATGTAAAGTTAATTGTAAGGCCCATAATGGTTATCTCTACAAAGATCGGACGGTCAAGAGAGACAAGGTTAGCATACACGCGAAGTAGAAAAGCATTGTCTCTTTCCCGCCCTAAAGCACCCGGCGAATcgccttctcttctctctctctctattcctCTTTTCTAATTAGTCTCGTCACAGCCCCGGAGAGTGAGAAAACCCTAGAAGGCGCGACGAGAAGCCATGGCGAAATCCGGGGGTCGACCCAGTGCTTCCTTCATCAAACAGCGTTCCGGGTCGGGTACGATCCTAAGGATTAAGCTCGAGAACTTCATGTGCCATAGTAATCTCCAGATTGAGTTTGGCGAGTGGGTCAATTTCATCACCGGCCAAAACGGAAGTAAGTGCTGCAAAAAAGTTTCGATCTTTTAGCTCCCCAATCGATTGAACTTTACATACGTATccctttttgaaaatttggattgaagtttttttttttttaataatctggTTCTGTGTTGTGTTGGCAAGGTGGGAAGAGTGCAATATTGACTGCTCTATGTGTTGCATTCGGGTGTAGAGCCAAAGGGACTCAGCGGGCTTCCACTTTGAAGGATTTCATTAAAACTGGATGCAGGTTTTGTACACTTTTACCTACCACATAGTTAGGAGCATTGTAAAAGCACAAATTTGATTAAGAAACAACTATCTTGTGCTTCTTTAATGGGTGAGATAGTGACTGAAACTTTCCAATGGGGATTCGTTGCTTGCAGCTATGCGGTTGTCCATGTAGAGATGAAAAACCAAGGGGAGGATGCTTTTAAGCCTGATGTATATGGCGACGTCATAATTATCGAACGTAGGATAACCGAGTCTGCTAGTTCTACCATTCTCAAGGATCATGAAGGTTTAAATTCACTGTAGCCCTTTTCTTTCTCTTATCTTGTTTGTAGGCTGGTCTTACAATTTGTCTCATATCCCGTATGGTGCTTGTTGTGATGACCATCTCCCTTCTTACTCttttactcttttattttttaatttgtatgtaAAATTATTGGTTCGAAGGGTTTTCTGTTCTTATTTATGCAACCTATGCTCTGCAGGGAAAAAAGTAAGTAGCCGAAAGGATGAGCTACGGGAACTTGTTGAACATTTTAATGTGAGTTTTTTTTCCTTCATTCAAACTGATAAGTATTAAGTAATATGGGAGATAATTGTTACTTCTGGTCTTTTATGCCCCCTTAAAGTTTCTCAATATATTAGCCATGTTGTCATATTCATTGCTTGATCTGTCTTATGTACATGTGTAGATTGATGTTGATAATCCATGCGTAGTAATGAGTCAAGACAAGAGCAGGGAGTTCTTGCATTCTGGAAATGACAAAGATAAATTTAAGGTATCTGCTGTTAACTTGGTATAAATTAATGTCAACCATATTGATTCTTTTTGGCTGAAAGCTTGTGTTCTTTAGTTCTTTTTTAAGGCAACCCTTCTTCAGCAAGTTAATGATCTTCTCCAAAGTATCTACGAGCACTTGAGTTCTGCAACTGCCTTAGTCGATGAGATGGAGGAAACAATTAAACCAATAGAAAAGGAGATCAATGAGTTGCGTGGAAAGATAAAGAATATGGAACAAGTTGAAGAAATAGCTCAAAAGTTACAGCAGTTGAAAAAGAAACTTGCTTGGTCATGGGTGTATGATGTGGATAGGCAGCTCCAGGAACAGACCGATAAGATTGTGAAGCTTAAAGAACGCATACCTACTTGCCAAGCTAAGATAGACTGGGAACTAGTAAGTCATACATACTTTTTCATTATCTGAAATTTGGACGGCTATGAAAGATCGCAGCATTACTAGCTATAGCTACTCCCTTGTAACAATGAATGTTATAGCTGTATAAAAAGAGATAGTTTGGTTAAGTGGAGTCTTGATATATTTGCACCCTAGAACATTCTTCGAGGACCATGGTTAAAGACATATTATCAAACTTCTTTAAGTTTGGGTGTGTTTTTGCCTCCAATATGGTCGATTTGGTTATAGTTATTATATTGATTGATTATATTGCTTAATTCATGTTTTACATGAAttaagcaatatattgcttaTTGACCCTTGTTGCTTACTGATTGTATTGCTTAATTCATGTTTTAGAACTAAAACTGAATATATGGCtgaaaaactgaaatttatagAGAGCTATCTATACAGAGCTGAATATATAGCTTAATTTATGTTCTCGAACTCAAACTGTTTGATTATAACTGATAAATTCTGTAGGCTAAAGTGGAATCATTAAGGGATCGCTTGACCAAGAAGAAAGCTAAAGTTGCATGTCTGATGGATGAATCAACTGCGatgaagagagagatagagactTGTCACCAATCAGCCAAGCTGGTTtgtaatatatagttttaaaaggGGTCTAGTGGATGGGTTTTTTTTCCGCATAGAATTGATTATCTTCCTCCATTTAACAACATATATTAGGCATATGAAGTTACTGGACTTGCCAAATGCGTTGCATGGctcaaatatacatatattctcAACgtggacaagatgaaaataacATTCAGCCTGATTTAGTTTGGAAAAATTGCTTTGGGTTTAATGAATTTTCAGATTGTTTTTGATGTATCTTGTCTTGTTTGTTCATGTTGTCAATTCTGACTGTAGGCGGCACGAGAAAAGATTGCTCTAGAAGAAGAATTTAATCATAAGCGCAGTAGTGTTCAGAAGATTAAGGATCGTGTTAGAAGGCTTGAACGGCAGGTTGGAGATATCAATGAACAGACAATGAGAAACACTCAGGTCCTCTATATCTGTCATTGATAGTATCTATAAAAACCACAAACTGTGTCATTCTTTTCTTCTGTGCTAAGTGTTTTGGCATAACAATAATGTGTTGTGAAGGTATATTTCTCATAGGTTGACAATGATGCAGGCTGAACAATCTGAAACCGAGGAGAAATTGAGATACTTGGAACATGAGATTGAGAAGGCTGAAACACTACTTTCCAGGTTATAATATTAAGttctatcattttttttcttgttcctATCCATCTTCTGTAGTCTGTCTCATTCTTCCTTCAAATATTTGATACCTTTAGATTGAAAGAGGAAGAGAATGCCTTACTGGAAAAAGCATCAGCTGGAAGGAAAGAGATGGAACACATCGACGATATGGTACAACTATACCTATGCTACTTACATTCTATTCCACATGAAAATTTATAAGAGTCTTATCAGTTTCGTACGCAGGCTGCTTTAATTTGTAATTAACACATTGTTCATTATTTGGCGTTTTGGCTTCTAGATTCGAGACCATCAAAAGAGACAAAAAGATATAAACTCCAACATTTATGATCTGAAGAAACATCAAACAAACAAGGTGCCGTTTACATGATTTAATTACAATATTTGGTGTTTCAGCTGGATATTGCCAAACCTATTTCGTTAAAACCTAAGAGGCACACAATATACATGCATTCTCATTAGGTTACTGCTTTTGGAGGGGACAGAGTCATTTATCTTCTGCAGGCTATTGAGAGACATCATCGTAGATTCAAAAAGCCTCCAATTGGTCCTATTGGCTCCCATGTGGTGAGtttgaatttgtttattttgcAAATCTGTGAACCAGAACAATATTCCAATGTAATACTTTGTGGAATCAAAAATCTCACAAAATATCTTCTAATGGTGTGTGATGTTCTACAGACGTTGATCAATGGCAATAAATGGGCGTCTGCAGTTGAACAAGCTCTTGGAAACATGTTAAATGCATTCATTGTGACTGATCATAAAGATTCGCTCACTTTAAGAAGCTGTGCGAATGAAGCCAATTATAAAAACCTTAAGATTATCATATATGACTTTTCGAGACCAAGGTTCAAAGTTCAATGAAACAttttaatcttttcttttaacCCTTTAAAATTAATCAGTGGGTAGCTTATGACGCAAAATTTGCTTTCTCTCTTCATTTGTGCAGGTTAAATATACCAAGGCACATGATTCCTCAGACGGAACATCCAACGATTTTCTCTGTCTTGCATTCTGATAATCCAACCGTTCTTAATGTCTTGGTGGATGTGGTGATCTTACTTTCAAATTTCCCCTCGActtactaattttcttttttcttacaaTCTTATATGACGGTATACATATTTTGGTCTTGTTTTCTGGAAATTTCAGAGTAATGTTGAGAGGCAAGTACTTGCAGAGAACTATGAGGTGGGAAAGGCAGTTGCTTTTGGGAAAAGGCTCTCAAATCTGAAGGATGTTTTCACTTTAGACGGGTACCGAATGTATGTAACTTGTTAGTTTTGGCATGGAAAGTCCCTCATCTTTAggtctttttaataaaaattgtgaACGTGACAAAAGGGATTGACTTGAGACCATCTAGGGGATAGAAGTATCTTCATCAGTCGTAACACTAATGTATCTACTCTTACCTCAGGTTTTTCCGTGGGCCAGTTCAGACaactcttcctcctcttcctcgcAAACCTACGCGACTATGTGCTTCTTTTGATGACCAAATCAAGGATCTTGAAATAGAGGCTTCTCGAGGAAAAAACGAGATGAATCAATGCATGAGACGTAAGAGGGGAGCAGAGGAGAATCTTGAAGAACTCGAGTTGAAAATCCGCACACTGAAGGTAATTTCATTGATTAAACCAGTGGACATGTCGAGACTGATGTTCCCAGTCGTTAGGCATCTTAACTGAAATGATTAGCTTGTTTTCACATAGCTTTGGTTTTCATAACATTTTTTTGCACATTCCTTTCTTTGGTTTATACAGAAGCAACGAAGCCAAGCAGAGAGAGTTTTGACGACAAAGGAATTCGAGATGCGAGATTTAAAGAGTACAGTCGCTGCGGAGAATGACACATCATCGTCTTCCAGTGTTAATGAGCTTCAACTTGAAATCATGGTTTGTTTGCTGGTGACGATACTATTTTCTTGTGATTGGTTTCACCATGTTCTTATTCACTAAGTtaggtgtttttttttctaattaatataTCAGAAAGAGCGAGAAGAAATAGAGGAGAAAGAAGCTTTCCTTGAGAAGCTCCAGATCTGCTTGAAAGAAGCTGAACTAAAAGCTAATAAACTTAATGCTTCATTTGAGAACTTACGTGGTATGTCTGTGATAGACCACTGTTTCTCAGACGCATGTatctttttcttggtttttTGAATTGTGATAGAACATGGATAGATCACCTTAACTGACTGACCTACTTTATTATGTCAATTCATCCTAATGCAGAGTCAGCCAAGGGTGAAATTGATGCCTTTGAGGAAGCAGAAAATGAGCTAAagaagattgagaaagatcttCAATCTGCCGAAGCGGTACCTCTTCTCGCCTCTACGTTTAAACAAATTGATCTTGTGCTTGCTTTTGAATGCAGAAGGTAAGCATTATTTCTGTTTCAGGAGAAAATACATTACGAGAATATAATGAAAAACAAGGTCCTAACTGATATCAAGGAGGCTGAGGCTAATTATGAGACGCTTAAAACTAAGCGAAAGGTACACACATAAGTAACTTTGACAGTTGTGCTAGTAATTCTATATATACAATTTCATTTTCGTTTGGTAACGAATTACATATGCTTAAATTTCAGGAAAGCGACCAGAAGGCCTCTGAAATTTGTCCCGAGAGTGAGATAGAGTCTTTGGGGCCCTGGGATGGGAGTACTCCTGAGCAACTCAGTGCTCAGATTAACAGAATGAATCAGAGACTTCATCGAGAGAATCAGcagtttgtatttttagtatTGTCTTTCAGCTATTCCTTCACACGTAAAGAGACCTGTGACAGTAAACCACATGCTTCAACTTTCGTTTGGTGCAGGTTTTCTGAATCAATCGATGACCTTAGGATGATGTACGAGAAACTAGAACGAAAGATTGCAAAGAAGCGCAAATTGTATCAAGGCTATCGAGAAAAACTCATGGTTGAGCCCTTGCAGATCTGTTTATGTTAAAGCTTTATGTGTGTTGTTATAGCTGCATCGTTTAATATTCATTACCGTTTGATCAGGCCTGTAAAACTGCTCTAGATTCGCGGTGGGGCAAGTTTCAAAGGAATGCATCTCTTCTTCGGCGCCAACTAACGTGGCAGTAAGAGTTGCTTTCCTCCTTTGCTAACCCCATAGATAAACTTGTAGTTCGGTTGTCTCTTTTAAGATTGTATGGAGCTTTCTTTGATTTTATGATCTTCCAAGCAGATTCAACTCTCACTTGGGAAAGAAAGGTATCAGTGGACACATCAAAGTcagttatgaaaataaaactttgtcCATAGAGGTAACTGACACTGCTATGCTAAGATATCTACAATCAAATGTGTCCCATGTTATAACATTATCTGATTGATGACGTTTGTTTCCGACAGGTTAAGATGCCGCAAGATGCAACAACTAATGCCGTTCGAGACACCAAAGGTCTTTCAGGTGCTTGCTTCCTTCTCcacttaaagaaaaaaagcaaACATATGTAACTCATTGTTATGTAAAAGACATATCCTATATTGGAAACTGGTCATCTAAGATTACTCTCATCTTATCATAAAACTTTCAGGCGGAGAACGTTCTTTCTCAACTCTGTGCTTTGCATTAGCTCTTCACGAGATGACAGAAGCCCCATTCCGAGCAATGGATGAGTTTGATGTGTTTATGGTAATTATGTTTACAAGCATTACATTGGAGATGAGAGCTTTGCTGAAACAATCATTCTGTTTTAACCTCTGTATTCTGTAAATCCAGGATGCTGTAAGCCGGAAAATCAGTTTGGACGCGCTGGTGGATTTTGCAATTGCACAAGGAGCGCAGTGGATGTTCATCACTCCTCATGATATCAGGTATGGATTAGCTGTGAAAACCATGGAACTCTGTTTTGAAGTTTGATGTTTGGATGAGACTCACAGTCGTGTGCTCTGTTACAGCATGGTGAAGTCGCATGAGAGGATAAAGAAGCAGCAAATGGCCGCTCCTCGTTCCTGAAATTGAAAGAAACTCTCCtttctatgtaaaatattaattcacAAAAGGTGTATACACTTTGCTTGCAGATTTCTAAGTATTAGTTCGTTATTTATCATCAATCTGCTTTTTAACAGAGTGACTTTTCCCGTTCTACGTTACCACATCTCATGCATGTTTCtactttttctttgaaaaagaTGTTCATTTTGTAAACTATTAATCACGTTCtggttataataaaaaaaaaacatgcctTTAACATCAGAATAATAAACTCAGTTCTACATatgaaaagaaaatgtaaaagaaaaccCTTGTttgccccaaaaaaaaaaaaaaacccttgTATGCTTACTTTATTTCATGGTTTATGCTACTTTATTTCATGGTTTATGCAAATAAAGAATCGACTAAAACATTCTGCAAGTCATATCCATACTtggaaaataagaaaacaataaCCGGTTGGTTTAACATACAATTACACTTGGCTTCTATGCAATCCGATGAACAAATCAGTTTCGACGTCCGATATGTTCATGTTTTCACaagcagatgatgatgatgatgcattcTTCTCACTCTCTAGGCTCCTTGACTGCATCCACAATGGCCTTTCTTCAAACTGAAAGGATAACAAATTATTTCCTAAATTTCATGGAAGAACAAAAAATAACTCAgtaattagagagagagaaaaaaacattcaTGAGATGCCAGTTTTTGATGGACTACTCTTCAGtttcaattaaaatttattcaaaagtAGTATATTAATCTACCATCAGATTTTTCATGAAACTTAAGAAAAATGGGTTTTCCATACTGAAGAATCAAAGCGGTAGTTGATGTTTTTGTAGCAATATATCTATTATCCAAATTATGTAGCAGTTAGGTAAGTAGAAAGTAAAATCCACGGTTAATCTCGTTAAATAAGTGTGGCTGTGCATGAATGAATACATGCATATGTTCTTGGTAGTATTTATATGCGTGCGTGTATACCATTTCGTGCAGCTTAGTTCTCTCGTTTACGAGCTCTCTCGTTCCTTCAATCTAATGagaacaaacacacacacacacacacacacgcaaTTAATGAAAATTAGAAAGTAATTGCCACTAAGAACTGACTAAAGTACAAACTAGTAATATTACCTCCGATTTTAGTTTCCCTACCTCATCTTCATGCACCTTACCCTGCGAAATTTTTGGTAGAACCCGGAATGAGCTAGGCTGGTTTGATATCTAATCACTTAGATGATTAGACGTCTGAGAGAACAATATAAAACTAGACATCCTCTAGAAC from the Raphanus sativus cultivar WK10039 unplaced genomic scaffold, ASM80110v3 Scaffold1361, whole genome shotgun sequence genome contains:
- the LOC130504116 gene encoding structural maintenance of chromosomes protein 6B, with translation MAKSGGRPSASFIKQRSGSGTILRIKLENFMCHSNLQIEFGEWVNFITGQNGSGKSAILTALCVAFGCRAKGTQRASTLKDFIKTGCSYAVVHVEMKNQGEDAFKPDVYGDVIIIERRITESASSTILKDHEGKKVSSRKDELRELVEHFNIDVDNPCVVMSQDKSREFLHSGNDKDKFKFFFKATLLQQVNDLLQSIYEHLSSATALVDEMEETIKPIEKEINELRGKIKNMEQVEEIAQKLQQLKKKLAWSWVYDVDRQLQEQTDKIVKLKERIPTCQAKIDWELAKVESLRDRLTKKKAKVACLMDESTAMKREIETCHQSAKLAAREKIALEEEFNHKRSSVQKIKDRVRRLERQVGDINEQTMRNTQAEQSETEEKLRYLEHEIEKAETLLSRLKEEENALLEKASAGRKEMEHIDDMIRDHQKRQKDINSNIYDLKKHQTNKVTAFGGDRVIYLLQAIERHHRRFKKPPIGPIGSHVTLINGNKWASAVEQALGNMLNAFIVTDHKDSLTLRSCANEANYKNLKIIIYDFSRPRLNIPRHMIPQTEHPTIFSVLHSDNPTVLNVLVDVSNVERQVLAENYEVGKAVAFGKRLSNLKDVFTLDGYRMFFRGPVQTTLPPLPRKPTRLCASFDDQIKDLEIEASRGKNEMNQCMRRKRGAEENLEELELKIRTLKKQRSQAERVLTTKEFEMRDLKSTVAAENDTSSSSSVNELQLEIMKEREEIEEKEAFLEKLQICLKEAELKANKLNASFENLRESAKGEIDAFEEAENELKKIEKDLQSAEAEKIHYENIMKNKVLTDIKEAEANYETLKTKRKESDQKASEICPESEIESLGPWDGSTPEQLSAQINRMNQRLHRENQQFSESIDDLRMMYEKLERKIAKKRKLYQGYREKLMACKTALDSRWGKFQRNASLLRRQLTWQFNSHLGKKGISGHIKVSYENKTLSIEVKMPQDATTNAVRDTKGLSGGERSFSTLCFALALHEMTEAPFRAMDEFDVFMDAVSRKISLDALVDFAIAQGAQWMFITPHDISMVKSHERIKKQQMAAPRS